From a single Eremothecium sinecaudum strain ATCC 58844 chromosome III, complete sequence genomic region:
- the COX23 gene encoding Cox23p (Syntenic homolog of Ashbya gossypii ABR130W; Syntenic homolog of Saccharomyces cerevisiae YHR116W (COX23)), giving the protein MTAQDSQPPKKETNDKESSKITLDSSKIDPKPINFTPDLNDTSSYKFYPDDPESPLNRFSFVDKGASRYYDPCQESAQMSIKCLERNNYDRKLCYAYFDAYRECKKQWLKSRREDRSKWQ; this is encoded by the coding sequence ATGACAGCTCAAGACAGCCAACCACCGAAGAAAGAGACAAATGACAAGGAGTCTTCCAAAATCACCTTAGATAGCTCTAAGATAGATCCTAAGCCTATCAATTTTACTCCAGACTTAAATGATACCTCTTCCTACAAATTCTACCCAGATGACCCCGAATCCCCGTTAAACAGGTTTAGTTTTGTTGATAAAGGAGCAAGTCGTTACTACGATCCCTGCCAGGAATCTGCACAGATGTCTATAAAGTGCCTAGAGCGAAACAATTACGATCGTAAGCTTTGCTACGCATATTTTGATGCATACAGAGAGTGTAAGAAACAGTGGCTCAAATCTAGAAGAGAAGATAGGTCAAAATGGCAATAA